ACACCAGCGCGCGAGCGCCGGTTGACCGGCTCCTGAAGGACGGTGAGGAGGCCGCTCGGCCTCAGCCGATCGGTGCGGGAGCGTCGTGCAGGACCGTGACGTCGTCAACGGCTTCGGCCGGCCCGGCCACGGACTCGATGCCGCCGAGCGCCTGGACCATGTCGGCGACCGCCTGCGCCAGCCGACCGCCCTGCTCCTTGGTCGTGATCGTGACGCCGCGCTCCTCGAGCACCCGGAAGAAGTCCTCCATCACCGCGCGGTGATCGCCGAGCAGCGACGCCTCGGACACGTTCAGCGCTCGCGCCAGACGGGCCAGCGTCTGGATCGAGGGCTCCACGTGACCGTTCTCATATCGGGACAACCGCGCCTTCGGGATGCCGGAGATCTCCTCCAGCTCGGACTGGCTCAGCCCCGCCGCCAGCCGCGTCTCACGCAAACGATTTCCGAAGTGCCGTCCCTCGTCGTCGAACTGCATGACGCCTGGTCCCCCCTCCATGGCCGTGTTCTTCTGTTCCCCGAGTGCGGCACCTTAGCACAGGGTCGCGAACGTGATTCGGGCGGAAACGATGCTTCCCGACGGAACGAAAGAGGCGGGGCCCGATGGACCCCGCCTCGGCGTTCCGCGAGTGGGCAAAACGGTTGGGCTACTTGACCTCGACGCTCGCGCCGGCGCCCTCGAGGGCTTCCTTCGCGGCGTCGGCGGCCTCCTTGTTGACCTTCTCGAGAACCGGCTGAGGGGCTCCGTCGACGAGGTCCTTGGCCTCCTTGAGACCGAGGCTCGTCAGCGCGCGCACCTCCTTGATCACCTGGATCTTCTTGTCGCCGGCGCCGGTCAGGACCACGTCGAACTCGTCCTGCTCCTCGGCCTCGGCCTCGCCGCCA
Above is a window of Actinomycetota bacterium DNA encoding:
- a CDS encoding helix-turn-helix transcriptional regulator, translating into MQFDDEGRHFGNRLRETRLAAGLSQSELEEISGIPKARLSRYENGHVEPSIQTLARLARALNVSEASLLGDHRAVMEDFFRVLEERGVTITTKEQGGRLAQAVADMVQALGGIESVAGPAEAVDDVTVLHDAPAPIG
- the rplL gene encoding 50S ribosomal protein L7/L12; translation: MAKMSTDDLLEQFKEMTLLELSEFIKQFEETFDVTAAAAAPVMVAAPGGGGGGEAEAEEQDEFDVVLTGAGDKKIQVIKEVRALTSLGLKEAKDLVDGAPQPVLEKVNKEAADAAKEALEGAGASVEVK